A part of Populus alba chromosome 8, ASM523922v2, whole genome shotgun sequence genomic DNA contains:
- the LOC118055710 gene encoding small ribosomal subunit protein uS9, with protein MAAPTESVQCFGRKKTAVAVTHCKRGRGLIKINGCPIELVEPEILRFKAYEPILLLGRQRFAGVDMRIRVKGGGHTSQIYAIRQSIAKALVAFYQKYVDEQSKKEIKDILVRYDRTLLVADPRRCETKKFGGRGARARFQKSYR; from the coding sequence ATGGCGGCGCCGACGGAGTCCGTGCAGTGCTTCGGAAGGAAGAAAACAGCAGTCGCAGTCACCCATTGCAAGCGCGGTCGCGGCCTGATCAAGATCAACGGCTGCCCAATCGAGCTTGTTGAGCCTGAAATCCTCCGATTCAAGGCCTATGAACCAATCCTTCTCTTAGGACGACAACGTTTTGCTGGAGTGGACATGAGGATCCGTGTCAAGGGTGGAGGACACACGTCTCAGATCTATGCGATCAGGCAGAGCATCGCAAAGGCACTTGTGGCGTTTTACCAGAAGTATGTGGATGAGCAGAGCAAGAAGGAGATAAAGGACATTTTGGTGAGGTATGATAGAACTTTGCTGGTTGCTGATCCTAGAAGGTGCGAGACTAAGAAGTTTGGTGGACGTGGCGCCAGAGCTAGATTCCAGAAATCTTACcgttga
- the LOC118055694 gene encoding probable ATP-dependent DNA helicase CHR12 isoform X1, whose protein sequence is MVPQLEHHCQQDSPAASTSSTLEDHVQKTKSLISALNFVSRDLPLPPDLFDTVSSIYSDDCNADFDGGTQDKSRLQGNSGISIRGDLMTEFEDALSKQRPNCMSGFALAELRENRYQSHILHRINELEELSSTRGEDLQTKCLLELHGLKLAELQSKVRSEVSSEYWLRLNCTFPDKQLFDWGIMRLPRPLYGIGDAFAMEADDQFRKKRDAERLSRLEEEERNHVETRKRKFFAEILNAVREFQLQVQATLKRRKQRNDGIQAWHGRQRQRATRAEKLRLQALKADDQEAYMRMVKESKNERLTMLLEETNKLLVNLGAAVQRQKDAKHSDGIEPLKDLEADSPELDASRNESPLDTCPEEDEIIDSDINDDSGDLLEGQRQYNSAIHSIQEKVTEQPSILKGGQLRPYQLEGLQWMLSLYNNNLNGILADEMGLGKTIQTISLIAYLKETKGVCGPHLIVAPKAVLPNWINEFSTWIEENEIKAFLYDGRLEERKAIREQLSREGNLQVLITHYDLIMRDKAFLKKIHWQYMIVDEGHRLKNHECALAKTIAGYQLKRRLLLTGTPIQNSLQELWSLLNFLLPHIFNSEDKFEEWFNAPFADRGEVSLTDEEQLLIIRRLHNVIRPFILRRKKDEVEKYLPGKSQVILKCDLSAWQKVYYQQVTEMGRVGLQNGSGKSKSLQNLTMQLRKCCNHPYLFVGDYNMWRKDEIMRASGKFELLDRLLPKLHSTDHRVLLFSQMTRLMDILEIYLQLHDYKYLRLDGSTKTEERGTLLKKFNAPDSPYFMFLLSTRAGGLGLNLQTADTVIIFDSDWNPQMDQQAEDRAHRIGQKKEVRVFVLVSVGSVEEVILERAKQKKGIDAKVIQAGLFNTTSTAQDRREMLQDIMRRGTSSLGTDVPSEREINRLAARSQEEFRIFEEMDKERRKQEDYRSRLMEEHEVPEWAYQAPDSKEDKAKGFEQNSTGVLGKRRRKEVTYGDTLSDLQWMKAVENGQDISKLSSKGKKQEQTRSEANDTANNSAGTEKKVLEMRNDNMPVASEGTSEDTYASAPKRPQSDEAVTEKTDYQVLEKSEQGVGGSGWNRQIFTWNTYKKKRSSYVFPSSSSDSRGQNSNAKGNGWA, encoded by the exons ATGGTCCCTCAGCTTGAGCACCACTGTCAACAAGACTCTCCAGCCGCCTCCACCTCCTCCACGCTAGAAGACCATGTTCAGAAGACAAAGTCTCTGATCTCTGCCCTCAATTTTGTCTCTCGCGATCTCCCTCTCCCTCCTGATCTCTTCGACACCGTGTCTTCAATCTATTCAGATGACTGCAACGCTGATTTTGACGGTGGGACCCAAGATAAAAGCCGATTG CAGGGTAATTCTGGGATTTCCATCAGAGGTGATTTGATGACTGAATTTGAGGATGCACTTTCAAAGCAAAGGCCAAATTGCATGTCGGGTTTTGCTCTTGCAGAATTGAGGGAAAATCGATATCAAAGCCATATTCTGCATCGCATAAATGAACTTGAAG AACTTTCTTCAACCAGAGGTGAAGACCTGCAGACGAAGTGCTTGCTTGAACTTCATGGACTAAAG CTAGCAGAGTTGCAGAGCAAAGTTCGATCTGAAGTGAGTTCAGAGTACTGGCTTCGTTTGAATTGTACATTTCCTGACAAGCAACTCTTTGACTGGGGTATTATGAGATTGCCTCGTCCATTATATGGTATAGGAGATGCTTTTGCCATGGAAGCTGATGATCAATTCCGGAAGAAACGAGATGCTGAG AGGCTGTCAAGGttggaagaggaagaaaggaaCCATGTGGagactagaaaaagaaaattttttgcAGAAATACTCAATGCAGTCCGAGAGTTCCAATTGCAAGTTCAGGCTACTCTTAAAAGGAGGAAGCAAAGGAATGATGGGATTCAG GCATGGCATGGAAGGCAGAGGCAGCGGGCTACTCGGGCAGAGAAACTGAGGCTCCAAGCCCTGAAGGCTGATGATCAAGAAGCTTATATGAGAATGGTAAAGGAGAGCAAGAATGAACGGCTTACAATGCTTCTTGAAGAAACAAATAAACTACTTGTTAACTTGGGAGCTGCAGTCCAGCGCCAAAAAGATGCAAAACATTCTGATGGTATTGAACCTTTAAAAGACTTAGAAGCTGATTCGCCTGAGTTGGATGCTTCAAGGAATGAAAGTCCACTTGATACATGTCCTGAGGAAGATGAAATCATTGATTCTGATATTAATGATGATAGTGGTGATTTGCTTGAAGGCCAGCGACAGTATAACTCAGCTATTCATTCAATTCAGGAGAAG GTAACTGAGCAGCCATCCATACTTAAAGGTGGACAATTAAGACCATACCAGTTAGAAGGACTTCAGTGGATGCTGTCTTTGTACAACAACAATTTAAATGGAATTTTAGCCGACGAGATGGGGTTGggaaaaacaatacaaacaatTTCTTTAATAGCATATCTTAAGGAGACAAAGGGTGTCTGCGGGCCACACTTGATAGTTGCTCCAAAGGCTGTGCTACCAAATTGGATCAATGAATTCTCGACATGGATTGAGGAGAATGA GATTAAAGCTTTTCTTTATGATGGACGTCTTGAAGAGAGAAAGGCCATAAGGGAACAGTTATCAAGAGAGGGGAACTTGCAGGTGTTGATCACACATTATGATCTAATCATGAGAGATAaagcttttttgaaaaaaattcactgGCAATACATGATAGTTGATGAAGGGCATCGATTAAAGAATCACGAGTGTGCTCTGGCAAAGACTATTGCAGG CTATCAGCTTAAGCGCAGACTTCTATTGACTGGGACTCCAATACAGAACAGCTTGCAGGAACTGTGGTCCTTGCTTAATTTTCTCCTCCCACATATTTTTAATTCCGAGGACAAATTTGAAGAGTGGTTTAATGCTCCCTTTGCTGATCGGGGTGAAGTTTCTCTTACCGATGAAGAACAGCTATTGATCATTCGTCGTTTGCATAAT GTTATAAGGCCATTCATTTTGAGGAGGAAAAAAGATGAGGTGGAGAAATATCTTCCTGGGAAATCTCAGGTTATACTAAAATGTGATTTGTCAGCATGGCAGAAAGTATATTACCAACAAGTTACAGAGATGGGCAGGGTTGGGCTGCAAAATG GATCGGGAAAATCAAAGAGTCTACAGAACCTTACGATGCAGCTCAGAAAGTGCTGCAACCACCCGTATCTTTTTGTTGGGGACTATAATATGTGGAGGAAGGATGAAATCATGAGAGCATCAGGGAAGTTTGAGCTACTTGACCGCTTACTCCCAAAACTCCATTCAACTGATCATAGAGTCCTGCTTTTTTCACAAATGACTCGTCTTATGGATATTCTTGAAATTTACTTGCAACTTCATGATTACAAGTATCTTAGACTTGATGGCTCAACAAAAACTGAGGAAAGAGGAACTTTACTAAAGAAATTCAATGCTCCAGACTCTCCTTACTTCATGTTCCTTTTGAGCACTCGTGCTGGAGGTCTTGGTTTGAATTTACAAACAGCAGATACTGTGATAATTTTTGATAGTGATTGGAACCCCCAAATGGACCAGCAGGCAGAGGATCGTGCACATCGTATTGGACAAAAGAAGGAGGTcagggtttttgttttggttagtGTTGGATCGGTTGAAGAGGTAATCTTGGAGCGTGCAAAACAGAAGAAGGGCATTGATGCCAAGGTCATCCAGGCTGGACTTTTTAATACTACATCCACAG CTCAGGACAGAAGAGAAATGTTACAGGACATCATGCGTAGAGGAACTAGCTCACTTGGAACAGATGTGCCAAGTGAGAGAGAGATCAACCGCCTTGCGGCCCGTTCTCAAGAAGAGTTCCGGATTTTTGAGGAGATGgacaaggaaagaagaaaacaggAGGATTACAGATCTCGTCTCATGGAAGAGCATGAGGTACCTGAATGGGCATATCAAGCACCTGATAGCAAGGAAGATAAGGCCAAAGGTTTTGAGCAGAATAGTACTGGTGTCTTGGGAAAGCGGAGAAGAAAGGAGGTGACATACGGTGACACATTAAGTGATTTACAGTGGATGAAGGCTGTTGAAAATGGACAAGACATATCCAAATTATCAagtaaaggaaagaaacaagaacaaacTCGGTCTGAAGCTAATGATACTGCCAATAATAGTGCAGGAACGGAGAAAAAGGTTCTGGAAATGAGGAATGATAACATGCCTGTGGCAAGTGAGGGCACAAGCGAGGATACCTATGCTTCAGCCCCGAAAAGACCCCAGTCTGACGAGGCAGTCACTGAAAAAACAGACTATCAGGTTTTAGAAAAATCTGAACAAGGTGTTGGGGGAAGTGGTTGGAACAGGCAAATATTTACATGGAATACTTACAAGAAGAAGAGATCCAGTTATGTTTTTCCAAGTTCATCATCGGACTCCAGAGGGCAGAATTCCAACGCAAAAGGAAATGGGTGGGCTTGA
- the LOC118055694 gene encoding probable ATP-dependent DNA helicase CHR12 isoform X2, producing MVPQLEHHCQQDSPAASTSSTLEDHVQKTKSLISALNFVSRDLPLPPDLFDTVSSIYSDDCNADFDGGTQDKSRLGNSGISIRGDLMTEFEDALSKQRPNCMSGFALAELRENRYQSHILHRINELEELSSTRGEDLQTKCLLELHGLKLAELQSKVRSEVSSEYWLRLNCTFPDKQLFDWGIMRLPRPLYGIGDAFAMEADDQFRKKRDAERLSRLEEEERNHVETRKRKFFAEILNAVREFQLQVQATLKRRKQRNDGIQAWHGRQRQRATRAEKLRLQALKADDQEAYMRMVKESKNERLTMLLEETNKLLVNLGAAVQRQKDAKHSDGIEPLKDLEADSPELDASRNESPLDTCPEEDEIIDSDINDDSGDLLEGQRQYNSAIHSIQEKVTEQPSILKGGQLRPYQLEGLQWMLSLYNNNLNGILADEMGLGKTIQTISLIAYLKETKGVCGPHLIVAPKAVLPNWINEFSTWIEENEIKAFLYDGRLEERKAIREQLSREGNLQVLITHYDLIMRDKAFLKKIHWQYMIVDEGHRLKNHECALAKTIAGYQLKRRLLLTGTPIQNSLQELWSLLNFLLPHIFNSEDKFEEWFNAPFADRGEVSLTDEEQLLIIRRLHNVIRPFILRRKKDEVEKYLPGKSQVILKCDLSAWQKVYYQQVTEMGRVGLQNGSGKSKSLQNLTMQLRKCCNHPYLFVGDYNMWRKDEIMRASGKFELLDRLLPKLHSTDHRVLLFSQMTRLMDILEIYLQLHDYKYLRLDGSTKTEERGTLLKKFNAPDSPYFMFLLSTRAGGLGLNLQTADTVIIFDSDWNPQMDQQAEDRAHRIGQKKEVRVFVLVSVGSVEEVILERAKQKKGIDAKVIQAGLFNTTSTAQDRREMLQDIMRRGTSSLGTDVPSEREINRLAARSQEEFRIFEEMDKERRKQEDYRSRLMEEHEVPEWAYQAPDSKEDKAKGFEQNSTGVLGKRRRKEVTYGDTLSDLQWMKAVENGQDISKLSSKGKKQEQTRSEANDTANNSAGTEKKVLEMRNDNMPVASEGTSEDTYASAPKRPQSDEAVTEKTDYQVLEKSEQGVGGSGWNRQIFTWNTYKKKRSSYVFPSSSSDSRGQNSNAKGNGWA from the exons ATGGTCCCTCAGCTTGAGCACCACTGTCAACAAGACTCTCCAGCCGCCTCCACCTCCTCCACGCTAGAAGACCATGTTCAGAAGACAAAGTCTCTGATCTCTGCCCTCAATTTTGTCTCTCGCGATCTCCCTCTCCCTCCTGATCTCTTCGACACCGTGTCTTCAATCTATTCAGATGACTGCAACGCTGATTTTGACGGTGGGACCCAAGATAAAAGCCGATTG GGTAATTCTGGGATTTCCATCAGAGGTGATTTGATGACTGAATTTGAGGATGCACTTTCAAAGCAAAGGCCAAATTGCATGTCGGGTTTTGCTCTTGCAGAATTGAGGGAAAATCGATATCAAAGCCATATTCTGCATCGCATAAATGAACTTGAAG AACTTTCTTCAACCAGAGGTGAAGACCTGCAGACGAAGTGCTTGCTTGAACTTCATGGACTAAAG CTAGCAGAGTTGCAGAGCAAAGTTCGATCTGAAGTGAGTTCAGAGTACTGGCTTCGTTTGAATTGTACATTTCCTGACAAGCAACTCTTTGACTGGGGTATTATGAGATTGCCTCGTCCATTATATGGTATAGGAGATGCTTTTGCCATGGAAGCTGATGATCAATTCCGGAAGAAACGAGATGCTGAG AGGCTGTCAAGGttggaagaggaagaaaggaaCCATGTGGagactagaaaaagaaaattttttgcAGAAATACTCAATGCAGTCCGAGAGTTCCAATTGCAAGTTCAGGCTACTCTTAAAAGGAGGAAGCAAAGGAATGATGGGATTCAG GCATGGCATGGAAGGCAGAGGCAGCGGGCTACTCGGGCAGAGAAACTGAGGCTCCAAGCCCTGAAGGCTGATGATCAAGAAGCTTATATGAGAATGGTAAAGGAGAGCAAGAATGAACGGCTTACAATGCTTCTTGAAGAAACAAATAAACTACTTGTTAACTTGGGAGCTGCAGTCCAGCGCCAAAAAGATGCAAAACATTCTGATGGTATTGAACCTTTAAAAGACTTAGAAGCTGATTCGCCTGAGTTGGATGCTTCAAGGAATGAAAGTCCACTTGATACATGTCCTGAGGAAGATGAAATCATTGATTCTGATATTAATGATGATAGTGGTGATTTGCTTGAAGGCCAGCGACAGTATAACTCAGCTATTCATTCAATTCAGGAGAAG GTAACTGAGCAGCCATCCATACTTAAAGGTGGACAATTAAGACCATACCAGTTAGAAGGACTTCAGTGGATGCTGTCTTTGTACAACAACAATTTAAATGGAATTTTAGCCGACGAGATGGGGTTGggaaaaacaatacaaacaatTTCTTTAATAGCATATCTTAAGGAGACAAAGGGTGTCTGCGGGCCACACTTGATAGTTGCTCCAAAGGCTGTGCTACCAAATTGGATCAATGAATTCTCGACATGGATTGAGGAGAATGA GATTAAAGCTTTTCTTTATGATGGACGTCTTGAAGAGAGAAAGGCCATAAGGGAACAGTTATCAAGAGAGGGGAACTTGCAGGTGTTGATCACACATTATGATCTAATCATGAGAGATAaagcttttttgaaaaaaattcactgGCAATACATGATAGTTGATGAAGGGCATCGATTAAAGAATCACGAGTGTGCTCTGGCAAAGACTATTGCAGG CTATCAGCTTAAGCGCAGACTTCTATTGACTGGGACTCCAATACAGAACAGCTTGCAGGAACTGTGGTCCTTGCTTAATTTTCTCCTCCCACATATTTTTAATTCCGAGGACAAATTTGAAGAGTGGTTTAATGCTCCCTTTGCTGATCGGGGTGAAGTTTCTCTTACCGATGAAGAACAGCTATTGATCATTCGTCGTTTGCATAAT GTTATAAGGCCATTCATTTTGAGGAGGAAAAAAGATGAGGTGGAGAAATATCTTCCTGGGAAATCTCAGGTTATACTAAAATGTGATTTGTCAGCATGGCAGAAAGTATATTACCAACAAGTTACAGAGATGGGCAGGGTTGGGCTGCAAAATG GATCGGGAAAATCAAAGAGTCTACAGAACCTTACGATGCAGCTCAGAAAGTGCTGCAACCACCCGTATCTTTTTGTTGGGGACTATAATATGTGGAGGAAGGATGAAATCATGAGAGCATCAGGGAAGTTTGAGCTACTTGACCGCTTACTCCCAAAACTCCATTCAACTGATCATAGAGTCCTGCTTTTTTCACAAATGACTCGTCTTATGGATATTCTTGAAATTTACTTGCAACTTCATGATTACAAGTATCTTAGACTTGATGGCTCAACAAAAACTGAGGAAAGAGGAACTTTACTAAAGAAATTCAATGCTCCAGACTCTCCTTACTTCATGTTCCTTTTGAGCACTCGTGCTGGAGGTCTTGGTTTGAATTTACAAACAGCAGATACTGTGATAATTTTTGATAGTGATTGGAACCCCCAAATGGACCAGCAGGCAGAGGATCGTGCACATCGTATTGGACAAAAGAAGGAGGTcagggtttttgttttggttagtGTTGGATCGGTTGAAGAGGTAATCTTGGAGCGTGCAAAACAGAAGAAGGGCATTGATGCCAAGGTCATCCAGGCTGGACTTTTTAATACTACATCCACAG CTCAGGACAGAAGAGAAATGTTACAGGACATCATGCGTAGAGGAACTAGCTCACTTGGAACAGATGTGCCAAGTGAGAGAGAGATCAACCGCCTTGCGGCCCGTTCTCAAGAAGAGTTCCGGATTTTTGAGGAGATGgacaaggaaagaagaaaacaggAGGATTACAGATCTCGTCTCATGGAAGAGCATGAGGTACCTGAATGGGCATATCAAGCACCTGATAGCAAGGAAGATAAGGCCAAAGGTTTTGAGCAGAATAGTACTGGTGTCTTGGGAAAGCGGAGAAGAAAGGAGGTGACATACGGTGACACATTAAGTGATTTACAGTGGATGAAGGCTGTTGAAAATGGACAAGACATATCCAAATTATCAagtaaaggaaagaaacaagaacaaacTCGGTCTGAAGCTAATGATACTGCCAATAATAGTGCAGGAACGGAGAAAAAGGTTCTGGAAATGAGGAATGATAACATGCCTGTGGCAAGTGAGGGCACAAGCGAGGATACCTATGCTTCAGCCCCGAAAAGACCCCAGTCTGACGAGGCAGTCACTGAAAAAACAGACTATCAGGTTTTAGAAAAATCTGAACAAGGTGTTGGGGGAAGTGGTTGGAACAGGCAAATATTTACATGGAATACTTACAAGAAGAAGAGATCCAGTTATGTTTTTCCAAGTTCATCATCGGACTCCAGAGGGCAGAATTCCAACGCAAAAGGAAATGGGTGGGCTTGA